A part of Agromyces protaetiae genomic DNA contains:
- a CDS encoding DEAD/DEAH box helicase, with protein MSTATPEPAHLPGTSAAEHLSPSFPARAPWGTASKLRAWQAEALDLYLAELPRDFLAAATPGAGKTTFALRIAAELRARRLIDRITVVAPTDHLKRQWADAAARAGIRLDPGFRNAHGRAARHYHGVAVTYAQVAMRPALHRELTLSGRTLVILDEVHHGGDTLSWGDAIREAFELADRRLSLTGTPFRSDTAPIPFVQYEADRHGVRLSKTDYNYGYGRALADGVVRPVMFMVYAGHMRWRTKAGDEMEARLGEDNTKDITSSAWRTALEPSGEWIPAVLQAANRRLTEVRQSIPDAGGLVLATDQTVARAYAEILENLCGERVTVVLSDDKEASGRIEEFSTGTSRWMVAVRMVSEGVDVPRLAVGVYATSSATPLFFAQAIGRFVRARRRGETASVFLPNVPVLMALAAELERERDHALDRRTGEGDDDDPGLDDGLLEAANREEKASDELGEFTWQAIASDATFDRVVYDGTEFGTLAEPGSDEEFDFIGIPGILEPEQVSELLRHRQARQARRASDRRKHAVEEPESAEPVALFRTLKEQRSLLNSLVGLYARQTGEPHSQVHAELRRVCGGPAVPQATVTQLQARIELLRRRLGRR; from the coding sequence GTGAGCACAGCGACCCCCGAACCCGCGCACCTTCCGGGTACCTCGGCCGCCGAGCATCTCTCGCCCTCGTTCCCCGCGCGCGCGCCGTGGGGCACCGCGTCGAAGCTGCGTGCCTGGCAGGCCGAGGCCCTCGACCTGTACCTCGCAGAGCTGCCGCGCGACTTCCTCGCCGCCGCGACCCCCGGCGCCGGCAAGACGACCTTCGCGCTCCGCATCGCGGCCGAGCTTCGGGCGCGCCGCCTCATCGACCGCATCACCGTCGTCGCGCCGACCGACCATCTGAAGCGGCAATGGGCCGACGCGGCCGCACGCGCCGGCATCCGCCTCGATCCGGGCTTCCGCAACGCCCACGGGCGCGCCGCACGTCACTACCACGGCGTCGCCGTGACCTACGCGCAGGTCGCGATGCGGCCGGCCCTCCACCGCGAGCTGACGCTCTCGGGGCGCACGCTCGTCATCCTCGACGAGGTGCACCACGGCGGCGACACGCTCTCGTGGGGCGACGCGATCCGCGAGGCGTTCGAGCTCGCCGATCGCCGACTGTCGCTCACGGGCACCCCGTTCCGCAGCGACACCGCGCCCATCCCGTTCGTGCAGTACGAGGCCGACCGGCACGGCGTGCGGCTCTCCAAGACCGACTACAACTACGGCTACGGCCGCGCCCTCGCCGACGGCGTCGTGCGCCCCGTCATGTTCATGGTCTACGCGGGCCACATGCGGTGGCGCACGAAGGCCGGCGACGAGATGGAAGCGCGTCTCGGCGAAGACAACACGAAAGACATCACCTCGTCGGCGTGGCGCACTGCCCTCGAACCGTCGGGTGAGTGGATCCCCGCGGTGCTGCAGGCCGCGAACCGCCGTCTCACCGAGGTGCGGCAGTCGATCCCCGATGCAGGCGGTCTCGTGCTCGCGACCGACCAGACCGTCGCGCGCGCCTACGCCGAGATCCTCGAGAACCTGTGCGGCGAACGCGTCACGGTCGTGCTCTCCGACGACAAAGAGGCGTCGGGGCGCATCGAGGAGTTCTCGACGGGCACATCGCGGTGGATGGTCGCGGTGCGCATGGTGTCGGAGGGAGTGGATGTCCCGCGCCTGGCCGTCGGGGTCTATGCGACGAGTTCGGCGACCCCGCTGTTCTTCGCGCAGGCGATCGGGCGTTTCGTGCGGGCTCGTCGGCGCGGTGAGACGGCGAGTGTGTTCCTGCCGAACGTGCCCGTGCTCATGGCCCTCGCCGCAGAACTCGAACGCGAACGCGATCACGCACTCGATCGGCGCACCGGCGAAGGCGACGACGACGATCCCGGTCTCGACGACGGCCTGCTCGAGGCCGCCAACCGTGAAGAGAAGGCGAGCGACGAGCTCGGCGAGTTCACGTGGCAGGCGATCGCGTCGGATGCGACCTTCGATCGGGTCGTGTACGACGGCACCGAGTTCGGCACGCTCGCCGAGCCGGGCAGCGACGAGGAGTTCGACTTCATCGGCATCCCCGGCATCCTCGAGCCCGAGCAGGTCTCCGAACTCCTCAGGCATCGGCAGGCCAGGCAAGCGCGACGTGCGAGCGACCGGCGCAAGCACGCGGTCGAAGAACCCGAGTCGGCCGAGCCGGTCGCGCTCTTCCGCACGCTCAAAGAGCAGCGGTCGCTCCTGAACAGCCTCGTCGGCCTCTACGCCCGTCAGACGGGCGAGCCGCATTCGCAGGTCCACGCCGAGCTTCGGCGTGTGTGCGGCGGGCCGGCGGTGCCCCAGGCGACCGTGACCCAGCTTCAGGCCCGCATCGAGCTGCTCCGCAGGCGGCTCGGGAGACGATGA
- a CDS encoding D-alanyl-D-alanine carboxypeptidase family protein: MSHPTAPDTARAAHAGHEASVDPAMRDGRDSAREAARLAKKRMYRRRRIVVFSVLAVVLALFVSGGVYVSNALGAPIPEAQPAIVDPEPVAEPAQPLAVPGFGSWAIAAVGFDGLLAQSDDQSVLPMASIAKVVTSLVVLDQHPIPAGEGGESIAYTDADVDIYWDMIAQNGSVAPVEAGATLTLKESLEAMLLPSGNNYAISIANWAFGSEAAYADAANAWLAAHGFTETHIADASGLSLDSTSTARELVKLGELALQTPALAEIVAMPHAEIPEIGGVDNSNKLLGTHGVDGIKTGTTDDAANLLYSADYPVGDTTVTLVGVVLNADDHAQIRAAVAALLDSVAPGFHQVTALTAGTELASYTTPWGDDAVARATDGATVLVWSDTPVDVSVQVNPITLADVGTRVGTATITAGAQTIEVPITLDGEIDDPGTWWRLQNPGVLDAAGAK; encoded by the coding sequence ATGTCCCACCCCACCGCCCCCGACACGGCCCGGGCCGCACACGCCGGCCACGAGGCATCCGTCGACCCTGCCATGCGCGACGGTCGCGACTCGGCCCGCGAGGCCGCCCGCCTCGCGAAGAAGCGGATGTATCGGCGCCGGCGCATCGTCGTGTTCAGCGTGCTCGCGGTCGTGCTCGCACTGTTCGTGAGCGGCGGCGTGTACGTCTCGAACGCGCTCGGGGCGCCCATTCCCGAAGCGCAGCCGGCGATCGTCGATCCGGAGCCCGTCGCCGAACCCGCGCAACCCCTCGCGGTGCCGGGCTTCGGCAGTTGGGCGATCGCCGCAGTCGGGTTCGACGGGCTCCTCGCGCAGAGCGACGACCAGTCGGTGCTGCCGATGGCGAGCATCGCGAAGGTCGTGACCTCGCTCGTCGTGCTCGATCAGCACCCGATTCCCGCGGGCGAAGGCGGCGAGTCGATCGCCTACACCGACGCCGATGTCGACATCTACTGGGACATGATCGCCCAGAACGGCTCGGTCGCCCCAGTCGAGGCCGGCGCGACACTGACGCTCAAAGAGAGCCTCGAGGCCATGCTGCTGCCCTCGGGCAACAACTACGCGATCTCGATCGCGAACTGGGCGTTCGGCTCGGAGGCCGCCTACGCCGATGCCGCCAACGCCTGGCTCGCCGCCCACGGGTTCACCGAGACCCACATCGCCGATGCGAGCGGCCTGTCGCTCGACAGCACGTCGACCGCGCGCGAACTCGTGAAGCTCGGCGAACTCGCCCTGCAGACCCCCGCCCTCGCCGAGATCGTCGCCATGCCGCACGCCGAGATCCCCGAGATCGGCGGTGTCGACAACTCGAACAAGCTCCTCGGCACGCACGGCGTCGACGGCATCAAGACCGGTACGACCGACGACGCCGCGAACCTGCTCTACTCGGCCGACTATCCCGTCGGCGACACGACGGTCACCCTCGTGGGCGTCGTCCTGAACGCCGACGACCACGCGCAGATCCGCGCGGCGGTCGCCGCCCTCCTCGACAGCGTCGCGCCCGGCTTCCACCAGGTCACCGCCCTCACTGCGGGCACCGAGCTCGCGTCGTACACGACCCCGTGGGGCGACGACGCCGTCGCGCGCGCGACCGACGGGGCGACCGTGCTCGTCTGGAGCGACACCCCGGTGGATGTCTCGGTGCAGGTGAACCCGATCACCCTCGCCGACGTCGGCACCCGCGTCGGCACTGCGACGATCACCGCAGGGGCGCAGACGATCGAGGTGCCGATCACGCTCGACGGCGAGATCGACGATCCCGGCACCTGGTGGCGGCTGCAGAACCCGGGCGTGCTCGACGCCGCGGGCGCGAAGTAG
- a CDS encoding SGNH/GDSL hydrolase family protein, producing the protein MVTQLHPWSRYVAIGDSFTEGIGDPEPSAPGGNRGWADRVAEVLAAGNDEFSYANLAIRGRLIQQIVDEQIEPALDLRPDLITISAGGNDVIRPGTDPDEIAARFEYAIERLSRDRATIVIFTGVDVGFSPVFRGIRGKVAIYNENLRTIAAKYDCIVADQWALSEIQDQRMWAPDRLHLNSLGHHTVARMVLSALNVENDLEPLKPEPLPSTPWRQARVEDLQWAREYLVPWVLRRVRHQSSGDFVTAKRPDAAPFVVEPLED; encoded by the coding sequence ATGGTCACCCAACTGCACCCGTGGTCCCGCTACGTCGCGATCGGCGACTCGTTCACCGAGGGCATCGGCGACCCCGAGCCGTCGGCGCCGGGCGGCAACCGCGGCTGGGCGGACCGCGTGGCCGAAGTGCTCGCGGCGGGGAACGACGAGTTCTCCTACGCGAACCTCGCGATCCGCGGGCGGCTCATCCAGCAGATCGTCGACGAGCAGATCGAGCCCGCGCTCGACCTCCGCCCCGACCTCATCACGATCTCGGCGGGCGGCAACGACGTCATCCGCCCCGGCACCGATCCAGACGAGATCGCGGCACGGTTCGAGTACGCGATCGAACGGCTCTCGCGCGACCGTGCGACGATCGTCATCTTCACGGGCGTCGACGTGGGCTTCTCCCCCGTGTTCCGGGGCATCCGGGGCAAGGTCGCGATCTACAACGAGAACCTGCGGACGATCGCCGCGAAGTACGACTGCATCGTCGCCGACCAGTGGGCGCTCTCGGAGATTCAGGATCAACGCATGTGGGCGCCCGACCGACTGCACTTGAACTCGCTCGGGCACCACACGGTCGCGCGCATGGTGCTCTCGGCGCTCAACGTCGAGAACGACCTCGAGCCGTTGAAGCCCGAACCGCTGCCGTCGACGCCGTGGCGCCAGGCGCGTGTCGAAGACCTGCAGTGGGCGCGGGAGTACCTCGTGCCATGGGTGCTGCGGCGCGTCCGTCACCAGTCGTCGGGCGACTTCGTCACGGCGAAGCGGCCCGATGCGGCGCCGTTCGTCGTGGAGCCGCTCGAGGACTGA
- a CDS encoding low temperature requirement protein A: MARGIRPTSTSRLLAVGVSRDGDRVTTLELFFDLVYVFAFHQVSEIILDEPSAAGLLRGLVTLALVWWSWTAYAWLANQARADDGVVRLGMVLATAVMFLVALAIPEAWDDLPGGLSGPLVFVIGYLLVRVVHGTVYLIAAGSDAGLRRQVLVSMATGLVPAAALLVAGCLVGGALQVWLWAVAIAIDWLLVYLTSRAGNSWRLNSASHFSERHGLIVILALGESIIAIGAVAMRIPVDWEVLGAALAAVALALGLWWSYFHHLADKVEHELAVRAGSERAALAVDVYTYLHYPIVAAIVLVAVGIDEAMLGIGEERPLEGFAAGCLGAGLAIYLAATVLIWRRASGEWTLPRSIGALAAVALIPAFAALPSIASLAIAAVFLAALLAIEQALHGRAAVRPGP, encoded by the coding sequence ATGGCGCGAGGCATCCGACCCACGAGCACGAGCCGGCTGCTCGCGGTCGGCGTCTCTCGCGACGGCGACCGCGTCACGACGCTCGAGCTGTTCTTCGACCTCGTGTACGTGTTCGCATTCCACCAGGTGAGCGAGATCATCCTCGACGAGCCGTCGGCGGCCGGGCTCTTGAGGGGGCTGGTCACGCTCGCGCTCGTCTGGTGGTCGTGGACCGCGTACGCGTGGCTCGCGAATCAGGCGCGCGCCGACGACGGCGTGGTCCGACTCGGGATGGTCCTCGCGACGGCGGTCATGTTCCTCGTCGCCCTCGCGATCCCCGAAGCCTGGGACGACCTCCCTGGCGGACTCAGCGGTCCGCTCGTGTTCGTCATCGGATATCTGCTCGTGCGTGTCGTGCACGGCACCGTGTATCTGATCGCCGCGGGTTCCGATGCGGGCCTGCGCCGCCAGGTGCTCGTGAGCATGGCGACGGGGCTCGTCCCAGCGGCGGCGCTGCTGGTCGCCGGATGCCTCGTCGGCGGCGCCCTGCAGGTGTGGCTCTGGGCCGTCGCCATCGCGATCGACTGGCTGCTCGTCTATCTGACCTCGCGCGCGGGCAACAGCTGGCGCCTCAACTCGGCGTCGCACTTCTCCGAACGCCACGGCCTCATCGTGATCCTCGCGCTCGGTGAGTCGATCATCGCGATCGGCGCGGTCGCGATGCGCATCCCCGTCGACTGGGAGGTGCTCGGCGCCGCGCTCGCCGCCGTCGCGCTCGCGCTCGGCCTGTGGTGGAGCTACTTCCACCACCTCGCCGACAAGGTCGAACACGAGCTCGCCGTGCGTGCCGGGTCCGAGCGTGCGGCGCTCGCGGTCGACGTCTACACCTACCTGCACTACCCGATCGTCGCGGCGATCGTGCTCGTCGCCGTCGGCATCGACGAGGCGATGCTCGGCATCGGCGAGGAGCGTCCGCTCGAGGGGTTCGCGGCCGGATGCCTCGGGGCGGGCCTTGCGATCTACCTCGCGGCGACCGTGCTCATCTGGCGCCGCGCATCGGGCGAGTGGACGCTGCCGCGGTCGATCGGCGCGCTCGCCGCCGTGGCGCTGATCCCGGCGTTCGCGGCACTGCCCTCGATCGCGTCACTCGCGATCGCGGCAGTATTCCTTGCGGCGCTCCTCGCGATCGAGCAGGCGCTGCACGGCCGTGCCGCCGTGCGTCCAGGCCCCTGA
- a CDS encoding TrmH family RNA methyltransferase, with protein sequence MRIERVADAASDAVADYAALTDVALRSTTEVDRGLYIAESAKVITRAIRAGHVPRSVLMEEKWLAGLEPVLEPFDIPVHLADPDQLEAITGYRVHRGALAAFERPELPDPGALLAASRRVVVLEDIVDHTNVGAIFRSVAALGADAVLVTPRCADPLYRRSVRVSMGTVFQVPWTRVGEWRETAPILGEHGFMTAALALADDAVSLRTLAADPPERLALVFGAEGDGLSRNALEAADRVVTIPMAHGVDSLNVAAAAAVVLYALAADD encoded by the coding sequence ATGCGCATCGAACGGGTCGCCGACGCGGCATCCGACGCCGTCGCCGACTATGCGGCGCTCACCGACGTGGCCCTCCGGAGCACGACCGAAGTCGACCGGGGGCTCTACATCGCCGAGTCGGCGAAGGTCATCACGCGGGCGATCCGCGCGGGCCACGTGCCGCGGTCCGTGCTCATGGAGGAGAAGTGGCTTGCAGGCCTCGAGCCTGTGCTCGAACCGTTCGACATCCCCGTGCATCTCGCCGACCCCGATCAGCTCGAGGCGATCACCGGCTACCGCGTGCACCGCGGCGCACTCGCGGCGTTCGAGCGACCCGAACTGCCTGATCCCGGTGCGCTCCTCGCCGCGTCGCGACGGGTCGTCGTGCTCGAGGACATCGTCGACCACACCAACGTCGGGGCGATTTTCCGCAGCGTCGCCGCCCTCGGCGCCGACGCCGTGCTCGTGACGCCGCGCTGCGCCGACCCGCTCTATCGGCGGAGCGTTCGCGTGAGCATGGGCACTGTCTTCCAAGTGCCGTGGACTCGCGTCGGCGAGTGGCGCGAGACCGCGCCGATCCTGGGCGAACACGGCTTCATGACCGCGGCGCTCGCCCTCGCCGACGACGCCGTGTCACTCCGCACCCTCGCCGCCGATCCGCCCGAGCGGCTCGCCCTCGTGTTCGGCGCCGAAGGCGACGGGCTCAGCCGGAACGCCCTCGAAGCCGCCGACAGGGTCGTCACGATCCCCATGGCGCACGGTGTGGATTCGCTGAACGTCGCCGCGGCAGCGGCGGTCGTGCTCTATGCGCTCGCGGCCGACGATTAG
- a CDS encoding LLM class flavin-dependent oxidoreductase — MTTRPIRFNAFDMSCVGHISSGLWRHPADQAQRYTDISYWTELAKLLERGKFDGIFIADVLGTYDVYAGNADAAIKHGSQVPVTDPLLVVSAMAAVTEHLGFGVTAGTAYEHPYPFARRLSTLDHLTKGRVGWNVVTGYLPSAARNMGHDDQLEHDRRYDIADEYLEVLYKLWEGSWEDDAVERDRETGVFTDPGKVHGIEHDGTYFKVPGIHLVEPSPQRSPVIYQAGASSRGIAFAAENAEAIFVAAPSKRVIATQVKQIRDALEAAGRDRYAARIYAMVTVIVDETHEKAKAKEAEYLSYADDEAALVLMSGWMGADLSQYELDAPIGAVKSNAIQSFVTSLQEDAAAGDEWTVRSLAEAGKIGGFGARIVGSATEVADELERWVEETDVDGFNLAYAITPGTFEDIVEFVVPELQRRGRYQTEYAPGTLRQKLHGRGDRLPVEHRGARYKVGAKVGADVAPE; from the coding sequence ATGACCACTCGTCCCATCCGATTCAACGCGTTCGACATGAGCTGCGTCGGCCACATCTCGAGCGGTCTATGGCGGCACCCCGCCGACCAGGCCCAGCGCTACACCGACATCTCGTACTGGACCGAGCTCGCGAAGCTCCTCGAGCGCGGGAAGTTCGACGGCATCTTCATCGCCGACGTGCTCGGCACCTACGACGTCTACGCGGGCAACGCCGACGCGGCGATCAAGCACGGCTCGCAGGTGCCCGTCACCGACCCGCTGCTCGTCGTCTCGGCGATGGCCGCCGTCACCGAGCACCTCGGATTCGGCGTCACCGCGGGTACCGCCTACGAGCACCCGTACCCCTTCGCCCGCCGGCTCTCGACGCTCGACCACCTCACCAAGGGGCGCGTCGGCTGGAACGTCGTCACGGGCTACCTGCCGTCGGCCGCGCGCAACATGGGCCACGACGACCAGCTCGAGCACGACCGGCGCTACGACATCGCCGACGAGTACCTCGAGGTCCTCTACAAGCTGTGGGAAGGCTCGTGGGAGGACGACGCGGTCGAGCGCGACCGCGAGACCGGCGTCTTCACCGACCCCGGGAAGGTGCACGGCATCGAGCACGACGGCACCTACTTCAAGGTGCCCGGCATCCACCTCGTCGAGCCGAGCCCCCAGCGCTCTCCCGTCATCTACCAAGCCGGCGCGTCGAGCCGCGGCATCGCGTTCGCCGCAGAGAACGCCGAAGCGATCTTCGTCGCAGCGCCCTCCAAGCGCGTCATCGCGACCCAGGTCAAGCAGATCCGCGACGCCCTCGAGGCCGCGGGTCGCGATCGCTATGCCGCGCGCATCTACGCGATGGTCACCGTGATCGTCGACGAGACGCACGAGAAGGCGAAGGCGAAGGAGGCCGAGTACCTCTCGTACGCCGACGACGAGGCCGCCCTCGTGCTCATGTCGGGTTGGATGGGCGCCGATCTCTCGCAGTACGAGCTCGACGCCCCGATCGGCGCGGTCAAGAGCAACGCGATCCAGTCGTTCGTGACCTCCCTCCAAGAGGATGCCGCGGCGGGCGACGAGTGGACCGTCCGCTCGCTCGCCGAGGCCGGCAAGATCGGCGGATTCGGCGCGCGTATCGTGGGCTCGGCGACCGAGGTCGCCGACGAGCTCGAGCGCTGGGTCGAGGAGACCGATGTCGACGGCTTCAACCTCGCCTACGCGATCACCCCCGGCACCTTCGAGGACATCGTCGAGTTCGTCGTCCCCGAGCTGCAGCGCCGCGGCCGCTATCAGACCGAGTACGCGCCCGGAACGCTTCGCCAGAAGCTCCACGGTCGAGGCGACCGCCTGCCCGTCGAGCACCGCGGCGCCCGTTACAAGGTCGGCGCGAAGGTCGGCGCTGACGTCGCCCCCGAGTAG
- a CDS encoding histidine phosphatase family protein, which produces MTDSAVLPTPTTRIFLVRHGETDWNRQRRIQGSTDIPLNDTGRAQAAVTGSALLGTSWAGIYTSHLSRASESAEIIARIVGLDEPVIVPALAERGHGALEGLDHAGRAAVEAQAATIEGLEPRSAVIERATAALVDIAAAHPGGSVVVVSHGGVIHALVGHLSDGALPSGGYVIGNGSVHPIDVSGDRMSLAEPERLTGTDG; this is translated from the coding sequence ATGACCGATTCCGCCGTGCTCCCTACCCCGACGACCCGGATCTTCCTCGTGCGCCATGGCGAGACCGACTGGAACCGCCAGCGACGCATCCAAGGTTCGACCGACATTCCGCTCAACGACACCGGCAGGGCGCAGGCCGCGGTGACGGGCTCGGCGCTCCTCGGCACCTCGTGGGCCGGGATCTACACGAGCCACCTCTCACGCGCGTCGGAGAGCGCCGAGATCATCGCCCGCATCGTCGGCCTCGACGAACCCGTCATCGTGCCGGCACTCGCCGAGCGCGGCCACGGGGCGCTCGAGGGCCTCGACCACGCGGGTCGCGCGGCCGTCGAGGCGCAGGCCGCGACGATCGAAGGTCTCGAACCGCGTTCGGCGGTCATCGAGCGGGCCACGGCCGCGCTCGTCGACATCGCCGCCGCGCACCCCGGCGGCTCGGTCGTCGTCGTGTCGCACGGCGGCGTCATCCACGCACTCGTCGGCCACTTGAGCGACGGCGCGCTCCCGAGCGGCGGGTACGTCATCGGCAACGGGTCGGTGCATCCGATCGACGTGTCGGGCGACCGGATGTCCCTCGCCGAACCCGAACGGTTGACTGGCACCGACGGCTGA
- a CDS encoding NAD-dependent protein deacetylase, with translation MTDLMADAITSAQFDEAVSILRGARVAVLTGAGVSTDSGIPDYRGEGAPKRSPMTFQTFLASEHARKRYWAGSHLGWRRFGAAKPNAGHLALAELEQAGVVSGVVTQNVDGLHRRAGNPHVVELHGTMDRVICLVCGQRFARQAIAERLEALNPGLDLEQSIRPAPDGDVEVDDVDAMQIPVCTVCGGILKPDVVFFGEFVPAETYNRAASIVGSSDALLVAGSSLVVNSGMRLIELARRRKSPIVVVNRGLTKGDSRAAVKIDAGATETLSALAAELTR, from the coding sequence ATGACAGACCTCATGGCCGATGCGATCACGAGTGCGCAGTTCGACGAGGCGGTCTCGATCCTTCGAGGCGCGCGGGTGGCGGTTCTGACGGGTGCCGGGGTGAGCACAGACTCGGGAATCCCCGACTACCGCGGCGAAGGCGCGCCCAAGCGCTCGCCGATGACGTTCCAGACCTTCCTCGCCTCCGAGCACGCGCGCAAGCGCTACTGGGCGGGCAGCCACCTCGGCTGGCGCCGCTTCGGCGCCGCGAAGCCGAACGCCGGTCACCTCGCACTCGCCGAGCTCGAGCAGGCCGGCGTCGTGTCGGGCGTCGTGACGCAGAACGTCGACGGGTTGCACCGGCGCGCGGGCAACCCGCACGTCGTCGAACTGCACGGCACGATGGATCGCGTCATCTGCCTCGTGTGCGGCCAGCGCTTCGCCCGTCAGGCGATCGCCGAGCGGCTCGAAGCGCTCAACCCCGGGCTCGACCTCGAGCAGTCGATCCGTCCCGCGCCCGACGGCGATGTCGAGGTCGACGACGTGGACGCGATGCAGATCCCTGTGTGCACGGTGTGCGGCGGCATTCTGAAGCCCGACGTCGTGTTCTTCGGGGAGTTCGTCCCGGCCGAGACGTACAACCGTGCGGCGTCGATCGTGGGCTCCTCCGACGCGCTCCTCGTCGCGGGCTCCTCGCTCGTCGTGAACTCGGGCATGCGCCTCATCGAACTCGCCCGTCGTCGCAAGTCCCCCATCGTCGTCGTGAACCGCGGCCTCACGAAGGGAGACAGCCGCGCGGCGGTCAAGATCGACGCGGGCGCGACCGAGACCCTGTCGGCGCTCGCTGCCGAGCTCACGCGCTGA
- a CDS encoding PPOX class F420-dependent oxidoreductase, translating into MTAIPDDLLDLVERPLFGALGTIRPNDTVQVNPMWFEYDADSDVIRFTHTTKRQKYRNLRHNPAMSLLVIDPADPLRFLEVRGRLVELTPDPTGAFYVRLGVRYGDADQQPPADRADRVILTMSVERTQRK; encoded by the coding sequence ATGACCGCGATCCCCGACGACCTCCTCGACCTCGTCGAACGCCCGCTGTTCGGAGCGCTCGGCACGATCCGCCCGAACGACACCGTTCAGGTGAACCCGATGTGGTTCGAATACGACGCAGACTCCGACGTCATCCGATTCACGCACACGACGAAGCGGCAGAAGTATCGCAACCTGCGGCACAACCCCGCGATGAGCCTGCTCGTCATCGACCCCGCCGATCCGCTGCGCTTCCTCGAGGTGCGCGGACGGCTCGTCGAGCTCACGCCCGATCCGACGGGCGCCTTCTACGTGCGGCTCGGCGTGCGCTACGGCGACGCCGACCAGCAGCCGCCCGCCGATCGCGCCGACCGGGTCATCCTCACGATGTCGGTGGAGCGCACGCAGCGCAAGTAG
- a CDS encoding acyl-CoA dehydrogenase family protein, with product MTIAPPISPAETGPAEASVAADGSVWRGRADASEIARWTTVAQGVAAALAVDVVERDRSNALPDAPVHLLRDSGLVDLLVPSELGGQGAHWETAFAVARTIARVDASVAQILGYSWLNQACAVFYGADAETANGWLRRSARGHWVWADAFNPVSPDLSFVADGDGYRLNGRKAFATGAAVADVVISGAVAEGGALDGQLVVFALDRGRSGIRQLGDWDNIGYRASASGGVSFEDVIVTRDDVVGIDRDLPFSAVVTPGVQLLFGNIYLGIAEGALAQAAELARKRPNSWFLSGVERYADDPVTHRVFGELVSRTAAVEALADKLNRQYDDAVALGHATTAEDRAAIELAVARLKVVSTEVGLEVASRVFEVTGASSTKTATGLDLHWRNIRTHSLHDPVDYKRIEVGAHFLNGTVQPVSLYT from the coding sequence ATGACCATCGCTCCACCCATTTCGCCCGCCGAGACCGGGCCGGCCGAGGCATCCGTCGCAGCGGACGGCTCCGTCTGGCGCGGGCGCGCCGATGCATCCGAGATCGCACGCTGGACCACCGTCGCGCAGGGTGTCGCCGCCGCCCTCGCCGTCGACGTCGTCGAGCGCGACCGCTCGAACGCGCTGCCGGATGCCCCTGTGCACCTGCTGCGCGACTCCGGGCTCGTCGACCTTCTCGTGCCGAGCGAGCTCGGCGGCCAGGGCGCCCACTGGGAGACCGCGTTCGCGGTCGCGCGCACGATCGCCCGGGTGGATGCCTCGGTCGCCCAGATCCTCGGTTACAGCTGGCTCAACCAGGCGTGCGCCGTCTTCTACGGTGCCGACGCCGAAACGGCGAACGGATGGCTCCGTCGAAGCGCCCGAGGTCACTGGGTGTGGGCCGACGCCTTCAACCCCGTGAGCCCAGACCTCTCCTTCGTCGCGGACGGCGACGGATACCGGCTGAACGGTCGCAAGGCGTTCGCGACGGGTGCCGCGGTCGCCGACGTCGTCATCTCGGGCGCGGTCGCCGAAGGCGGCGCGCTCGACGGGCAGCTCGTCGTGTTCGCGCTCGACCGCGGGCGTTCCGGAATCCGCCAGCTCGGCGACTGGGACAACATCGGCTACCGCGCGTCGGCGAGCGGCGGCGTGTCGTTCGAAGACGTGATCGTGACCCGGGACGACGTCGTGGGCATCGACCGCGACCTGCCGTTCTCGGCAGTCGTGACCCCCGGAGTGCAGCTGCTGTTCGGCAACATCTACCTCGGCATCGCCGAGGGCGCCCTTGCGCAGGCCGCCGAGCTCGCGCGCAAGCGGCCCAACTCGTGGTTCCTGTCGGGCGTCGAGCGATACGCCGACGACCCGGTCACGCACCGCGTGTTCGGTGAGCTCGTCTCGCGGACGGCCGCCGTCGAAGCGCTCGCCGACAAACTCAACCGGCAGTACGACGATGCCGTCGCGCTCGGCCACGCGACGACGGCCGAAGACCGCGCCGCGATCGAGCTCGCGGTCGCGCGGCTCAAAGTCGTTTCGACCGAAGTCGGGCTCGAGGTCGCGAGCCGCGTCTTCGAGGTCACGGGCGCGAGTTCGACGAAGACCGCGACGGGCCTCGACCTGCACTGGCGGAACATCCGCACCCACAGCCTCCACGACCCCGTCGACTACAAGCGCATCGAGGTCGGCGCACACTTCCTGAACGGCACCGTCCAGCCCGTGAGCCTCTACACATGA